In Streptomyces alboniger, the following are encoded in one genomic region:
- a CDS encoding methyltransferase domain-containing protein, which yields MPHLTRVSGYTHLGVADLVPPPSEGIFFEPADTETGAWVGHDLLTPGCGLLDLGSGSGAAAAAMSRSGAGHVHGIDASADSVAWADKHHAADRTGARVTFARADFSLLDSLRLLATAPRPLPRPLVVTSNPPYVPMTEEVEAAEGKRSISAGADGLRWAPVIIAHARALRCDLGLTIGSYSSPATAVEMLRDAGFRIRTVTLCPLDLGDFTVRHIERTATLEERGEAVLWRREDEPPAYFITGLACRWTGSGRAQTPETPDELTGEGLMDLLRTAARSSTPRLETLDDTGADLWPGAVRVVDLPTADHRNHW from the coding sequence ATGCCACACCTGACGCGCGTCAGCGGCTACACCCATCTCGGCGTCGCCGACCTCGTCCCGCCCCCGTCAGAGGGAATCTTCTTCGAACCCGCCGACACCGAGACCGGGGCCTGGGTCGGACACGACCTCCTCACACCAGGCTGCGGCCTCCTCGACTTGGGCTCGGGCAGCGGCGCGGCGGCCGCGGCGATGTCCCGCTCCGGAGCCGGGCACGTCCACGGCATCGATGCGAGTGCCGACAGCGTCGCCTGGGCGGACAAGCACCACGCGGCCGATCGGACCGGCGCCCGCGTCACCTTCGCCCGAGCGGACTTCTCGCTGCTCGACTCCCTCCGGCTACTGGCCACCGCACCGCGGCCCCTGCCCCGGCCGCTGGTCGTCACCAGCAATCCTCCCTACGTACCGATGACCGAGGAGGTCGAGGCGGCCGAGGGTAAACGGTCGATCTCCGCAGGCGCCGACGGACTCAGGTGGGCGCCCGTGATCATCGCGCACGCCCGCGCGCTCCGCTGCGACCTGGGGCTCACCATCGGCAGCTACTCAAGTCCGGCCACGGCCGTGGAAATGCTGCGCGACGCGGGATTCCGCATCCGGACCGTCACGCTGTGCCCCCTTGATCTCGGGGACTTCACCGTGCGGCACATAGAGCGCACGGCAACGCTCGAAGAGCGAGGGGAGGCCGTGCTGTGGCGCCGCGAGGACGAACCTCCCGCCTACTTCATCACCGGACTGGCCTGCCGCTGGACCGGATCCGGCCGCGCACAGACCCCCGAGACCCCGGACGAACTCACGGGGGAGGGGCTGATGGACCTCCTGCGCACAGCGGCCCGCTCGTCCACCCCCCGGCTGGAAACCCTCGACGACACAGGAGCAGACCTCTGGCCGGGGGCGGTGCGGGTGGTGGACCTGCCGACAGCGGACCACCGCAACCACTGGTGA
- a CDS encoding ornithine carbamoyltransferase: MKDYHAPPQPRTEQGLFSLSGLTDAEVGSLTARSVELFHDPRAHERPLHGSAVGVLFTKTSTRTRTAFTVGAIRLGGIPIAYGPHDLQLNTGESVHDTGRVLGSMLDLLVARTAAPVEEMKDLSRYGGIPVVNAMSAQEHPTQGLCDLATLLLAHGDLTGVKVLYVGEGNNTAVALAHALATVPGAHLVCATPRGYEVRESELKAAAARAATVGAVIEQVDDPALAPPDTDIVYTTRWQTTGTSKPDPNWRETFRPFHVDDVLMRRFPQASFLHDLPAHRGDEVSGSVLDGPRSLAWTQAAMKLPGAMAVLEWAIGRTA, translated from the coding sequence ATGAAGGACTATCACGCACCGCCCCAACCCCGCACGGAGCAGGGGCTGTTCTCCCTTTCCGGGCTCACGGACGCGGAGGTGGGGTCCTTGACGGCCCGCTCCGTGGAACTCTTCCACGACCCGCGCGCGCACGAGCGGCCCCTGCACGGCAGTGCGGTCGGCGTGCTGTTCACCAAGACATCGACCAGGACGCGGACGGCTTTCACGGTGGGCGCGATCCGTCTCGGCGGGATACCGATCGCCTACGGCCCGCACGACCTTCAGCTGAACACCGGGGAGTCGGTGCACGACACGGGCCGGGTCCTGGGATCCATGCTCGACCTGCTCGTCGCCCGCACGGCCGCCCCGGTCGAGGAGATGAAGGACCTCTCCCGCTACGGCGGCATTCCCGTCGTCAACGCCATGAGCGCGCAGGAGCACCCCACCCAAGGACTCTGTGACCTGGCGACCCTCCTGCTCGCGCACGGTGACCTCACGGGCGTGAAAGTGCTCTACGTGGGAGAGGGCAACAACACTGCCGTGGCCCTGGCCCACGCACTGGCCACGGTGCCGGGCGCACACCTGGTGTGTGCCACGCCGCGCGGTTACGAAGTGCGGGAGAGCGAGCTGAAGGCCGCGGCGGCGCGGGCCGCCACGGTCGGGGCGGTCATCGAGCAGGTCGATGACCCGGCGCTGGCCCCGCCCGACACCGACATCGTCTACACCACGCGCTGGCAGACCACCGGCACCAGCAAACCCGATCCGAACTGGCGCGAGACGTTCCGGCCCTTCCATGTCGACGACGTGCTGATGCGCCGCTTCCCGCAGGCGTCGTTCCTGCACGATCTGCCGGCCCACCGGGGCGACGAGGTGTCCGGCAGCGTCCTCGACGGCCCGCGGTCCCTGGCCTGGACGCAGGCGGCCATGAAACTCCCCGGTGCCATGGCGGTTCTCGAATGGGCGATCGGCCGCACTGCCTGA